From the genome of Loxodonta africana isolate mLoxAfr1 chromosome 19, mLoxAfr1.hap2, whole genome shotgun sequence:
ATGAACAGGAGGCTGAGCAATGAGCCCTGAGAAGTGTCTGCCCACTAAGGCGGTGCTTGGCTATTGGCCAGAAGGGAGGTTTTTCTTCCCTAAGTTGTCCTAGCCTAGCTGGCCTCATTCTCCCCGCACTGCAGTACAGAGCTTGTCTCCAAGGCCCAGCTCCCCTGCCAGCCCCAGGCTATTGCCAGCCCTTCTCCATGGGGAAGAAATTTCCCAATTCAGACCAAGGGCTGGCCTTGCCTCCCAAGGGGTCCTTCCTTTCTGGGCGAGGGTCCTTGTATCAGCTCTGGGGCCTGCAAGACCACATCACATCTGACACTTCCTTCCACATAAGGGAGGGCTGGAGCTGCTAGATTGGCCACAAAACTTAGGATCCAAGAAAGGACTTCAGGTCCCTGAAAATCCTGAGAAGAGATTGTTGGCAAGGGCTGAGGACAGCACAGTCCTGGGCCAGTGGTGGGTTAGAGGTAGAGCAGGCAGTTGTTCTCTCTGGCCTGCTTGTGTGAGGGGAGAGCTCTAGGCCCTGGGAAAGTCTGATGGCTACAGTGGAAATGCAATTCTGTCCTAGGAATGAACATCAGGACAGTCAAGAACCAATCTAGGGTAAAGTTTGGGGTATTCTCTACTGCAAAAGTGAGGCTAAAAGAGTTTGAAATATCCAtcctttcatccatccatccatccatccatctatgcatCCAACAAAAGTTTAGCAAACTCCCTCCAGGGGCCAGGGATGCTTAGAGTCTCCAGAGACACTATTGTGAGGCATCAACTCCCTTTGTTTTGGGAGGTGGTGCAGCTCAGAAGTTGGATCCGCCATGTGGGACTGTGGAGTTGGACAGACCAGGGTTCGAATCTCCTCTGTGTCACTTCCTGGAATTGTGTCTTTGGGCAAGGGGCATCATTCTCTGCACCTCAgttatagtggctgcaacagtgggctcaagcataacaatgatcgtgaggctGGCACGGGACAGAGCAGTATtccattctattgtacacagggttgctatgagttggaacggactcaatggcacctaacaacaacagtttcctcatctgtatagtAGGGAAACTGGTAGTTCTTACCTCACATAGTTGTTGTGAGAAGCCAATGAGATAATGTGTTCAAAATGCCTGGCACGTGGTAGAGATTCAATTCATAatagcagttgttgttgttagctcccttcgagttagcccctgactcatggcatcccATGCACAAAgtaatgaaatgctgcccagtcctgtgctattccCGTGATCAGTTTcggatcagacctttgtgatccacagggtttttattggctgatttttggaaattgGATGACCAGGGCTTTCCTCATAGTCTGTGTTaagtctggaaactctgtggaaacctgttcagcattacatTTAATACACCTTAGCTAGGTCTTTTAGATGCATTATTGAATGTAATCTGTACTACTGCCTTATAATGAACatgttattttcatttaaaaattagaaaaccaCACTTCAGAGAGGTTAACAAAATTGTAGGAGATGACCCTTTCACACAGTTCACtttgggttgctctgagtcagaatggattctaAAGCACCCGAAAACAAAaagaatggttgaacaacatgtcgaacataactaatgtcattgaATAGTACATGTGCAGAATATTGATACAgcatctaggaaaccctggtggcatagtggttaagagctacggctgctaaccaaaaggccggcagttggaatccaccaaccactccttggaaactgtatgggacagttctactctgtcctattgcgtcgctatgagttggaatcaattctacagtggtgggtttggtttggtttaatcttaaGGAAGCAAACTGCTACAGCTTTCTCgcacagagtgcctggtggattcaaaccatgaccttttggttggtagccgagcccttaaccactgtgccaccagggatcataCCACCCTTAATCTACTGCTATTTCTATGGATATCCAGATTCAGTTCTTCCTCAGATCAGTCATTCCTTACATCCTAAAGAGGTTTTTATGTAGGTCCTTGGGTAGCACAAGGACAAAGAcaggaaccaaagacaaagacaacaTTCTTTGTGTAAAGTTAACTTCTTTACCCCACAGTAGGCCCTGCTCCATTCAATCCCCAAAAGCGTAAAATCCCTGGCACTCCAGAACAAGTCACCGTCTCTGATGTGATGGCAAGAGCATTAGATTTGGAGTCAAACCTGGGCCTTAGAAATCTGGCTCTATAGCTAGCTAACTCACTGTGTAATCATGGGCAGGTCCCTTTCCTTCTCGTTATAAAAAGGGTGTTAACTGGATCAAAGGTTGCTAACTGGAGGCCTATGAGCATATTTAGGGTGCACAGTGTTTTAGAAAATGAATTTGGGATCAACATTTTAAAATGAGAGTTCAAAAAAGGTGATATCTGAGCTGAAATCAAAATGAGGAAGAGACAAGCTATGCCAAGAGGGAAACAGGAGGAAAGGGGTCCCAGGTAGAGGTGCTGTGAGGAATAACTGAGACAGCATACGCAAACCACTTAACTTGGTGATAAATGACCActctttttttatggtgctttaagtgaaagtttacaattcatgtcagtttctcatacaaaatcttatacacacattgttatgtgactctagttctctccctacagtgtgacagcacgcttcttctctccaccctgtatttcccatgtccattcaaccaaatAGCtgctattctttattattattattgtggtaaatatatatgtaacaaattgcTTGCCATATCAGTATTCTGCACATGTACTGTTCAATGACATTTAGTTACactcatgttgttcaaccattcttGTGGTTGTTTTTGGGTGCCTTGGAATCCCTCCTGACTCtgagtgaccccgtgtgacagagtagaactgtcccgtagggctttcttggctgtaatcttttatgaaaacagatcgtcaggtctttctccagcagaaccaatgggtgggttcaaactgccaacctttcagttagcaaccaagtgcttaaccgttgcgccaccagggcacttTGTTCAATCATTACctttatccttttccaaattttcctgtcacctttaacagaaactcagtgtcccctaagcaccaagtgcctctttttccctccctcctgcttGCCCCTACAACCacgaataaactttggtctctatatacttgcctaccctaaatatttcacataagtgggatcatatgcTATTTGTCCCTTTTTGACAATGCAGAAATTAAACAGAAAGTTTTGGTTGCATGATTAACCTGATAACTTGTCCATGGAGATTCAAGAACACATTATAGGCATTTGTGTTGGTTGTTCAGAACTTTGCTGTGGCCCTTGGGGCAATTTCAGTGGAAAGCACTGAAATAATAATTATCATTGATAAGAttcattgagcacttactgtgtgcttaATTACACTGTGCTAAGAACTTCAAACATATTAGTTCATTTAATATTCCAACAAGCTTATGAAGTGGTGTCGTTTTATATTAGTCCTCccttacaggtaaggaaactgaggttataCAGCTAGTAAATGAGAGAGCTGGGTCTAAATCCAGATCTGACCCTATCCCCAAGACCTTTCTTTTTTAACTACTTAGTGGCTTAGTTTCCCCAAGCCAGAGAAGACACCTCTGAGGGCCAGGTTTCAGTTCATTAGAACACCTCTGTCCTAGAGATAAGTCCCCAACCAAGAAACTCTCCCACACTGGAAAGACTGCCTTACCTGAACAAGAAGCCCCACCCTGAACACACACCCTATCCTGGGGATCAACACACCCAAATCCACCCAAACAGAGCCACTCTTCCCCTTAAAGGTCACTTGTATTGCTGGCAGGGAGACCCTACTCTTGGGGATAATTCCTTAGTTCAGAAAGAAACCTGTCCCATTCTTGAGACCCTCCTTCAATCCTGAGGATGACCCACTCCAGcaaaaaaatatttcagagcaGGACCAGTTGCATAATTtgcggagccctagtggcacagtggttaagtgttggactgctatccaaaaggttggtagtttgaatccaacagtcactccttggaaacgatgGGTACCCTCTATCCTACTTATAGCCAAAAGTagaaattgactccagggcagtggAAGTGCAatataaaggagctctggtggcacagtggttaagcacttggccgctaaccaaaaggtcatcagttccaacccaccagcagctccaagggagaaagatgtggccgtctgcttctgtaaagattatatagccttggaagcccaatggcgcaattctactctgtcgctatgagttggaattcagggtcgctatgagttttttgcttttttttttttaaatttacttgaCCAAAACGGCTTTGGTTTCAACGGGTTTAGTGCAAAATGAAAAGAACTTCAAGACTGAGACAACAGAGCATTGGACCAAGTTCATAGCCCCTCTAAAGGCGGGGATGCACGAACTGTAAATCCATGAATCTAGCCCTGCTTCAGAGATAATCCTTTTGAcctgggtggggttgggggtgaatGAGTGGGTAACTGGGAGGTTTGGATACTATGTAGTGCTGTTATAGCAAATAcaacaagtaggtggctttaacaaacggaaatttattttcccccAGTTTCAgtgtctagaagtctgaattcagggtgctgtcttaaggggaatgctttttctgtcggctctggaggaaggtccatgtctcTTCTCGAGCTGCTGCTCCTGaacaatcttcatgtggtttaGCATCTCTTTTCTCCCATCTCCCTCTGATGGTTTGcgtttaatcttttatatctcaagagatggactcaagagataccctgcactaatcctgccCCATTCACATAACGGCCCCATTCCCAAGCGGGATAGTAACCACgggcatagagtcgctatgagtaggaacagactggatagcaacgtttttttttttttttaaatacaggttaagatttacaacacatattttggggggacataactcaatccataacgTAGACCTAACTTCCCTAGACAAGCTGTATTCGAGGACACACCCTGGGAAAACCTCCGTAAATTTGGGATCAGTTCCTTGGGCAGAAGCCCCCCTCGCAGCCCTCCAGCCGGCTCAGAGGACCTGAGGATCCCGCCCAGGCTCCACCTTCTGGGTGAGTGGGCCTCGCGGCGCGCGGCCCATTGCCCGGGCAACCGACGCCGTGAGCGGTGCATTGTGGTTTGCAACAAAATGCGGGCGAAAGATCCTGGGGGAACCATTGAGCCAGAGGACCAATGGGAGCATCCCGAGGGCTACGTCAAGCCAATAGGGACGTACGGCGAGGGGCGGGGCCGTCGGGAGCAGGGCGGGGCCTGGGCACTAGGCGGCGACGTCTGGCGTGGGGCGGCTTAGATGCGCCACGGCTTCGGTAGCGGCGGCAGGTCCCTGCGGGCTTGAGCCTCTCTAACCTCTCCCCCAGGAGACCGTCGCGGTTGGCCTGTCCCTGCTCCACGGTGAGAGACTCGGGGCTTCCGGGGAGGAGGGGCGCCTCGCTGGCTGGTTTCGCCCCCCCAGCCCCCGCCAGACTTGTCGCCGTGCGCTCCGCGCGGCTCGCGCCTCTCGCGAAGTGGGTTGGGGGGCGTCGTCCCGGGCGTGGCGCGGGGGCGGGCTGGGGGTGCCGGCGACCCGGAGGCGCGGCTCACACCCCGGCTTCTCACTCCTGCCGGGGCCTCGCTCCCCAGGTAACCATGTGCGACCGAAAGGCCGTGATCAAAAATGCGGACATGTCGGAGGAGATGCAACAGGACTCGGTGGAGTGCGCTACTCAAGCGTTGGAGAAATATAACATAGAGAAGGACATTGCGGCCCATATCAAGAAGGTGAGAGCGGGGCGCGGGGGTCCGGGCAGGTGGCGCGCAGCTCGGCGAGTCGCGACTTAGCCCCTCTCCCGGATTCTGCGACCCAGAGCGGCTGGCAGAGAGCCTTGGGGCAGGCCGGCGGCTCCGAGGCGTAGAGGTTTCCAGAAAGCACGCAATCGAATTTTGCGCTCTTCTGGAAAAGACCAGACCCTCGGCGCCCGAAGTTTTTTTCTTACCGCCTCTCGGCGGGGAAAAGCGCCACCTAGCAACGGTTTCTAGGATCAGGGAGCAGCGGTTCCCCCTTCTGCAGGATTCCTGTGTCGATGATCCATCTGGGTGTTCCGAAGGGGGGAGCTGCGTGGGTGTTTCCAGCCGGGGCCCGAGGGGAGCTTGCCAGCCTTCCAGTGGGGAGTCAGTCGACAGTTGAGGGAAAGtgggtggtagtggtggttgggggcggggggggggttggTAAATGGCAGTCTGTAGACAGCTGGAACGACTGCCAACTTGTCGTGCAGTGTTTGCTGGAAGGGAAGGAAGTTGGCAGCCTAAGCCGTGGGAGGGCTCCAGTCGAGACTGGGAagatgaaacaaataaataaataccttttCTGACAAGCACAGCGCAGTGTATTTATCTAGCTTGTTAATAGACTTAAAAGAGGTATTTGTGTGAAGTGTAACGGGAACCAAATTTCGCGTAATTCACCACAGAAACTTGTAAGAATTTTATAGAAATAGATTAGCTTTGGCCCCTGCCTAGACAGTCCACCTAATAACATGCTACAGCCTCTTCGGGTAGGGGAAATAGGGAAAAGTTGTTCTTGCGACTTGATAGCCTTGTGGACCAGGTGGAAAGGAGAGCTATCTAAATTATAATTAAGGTGGAAACTTGACCGCTTGGCTCTCAGATTCCGCTTCCAGCATTTTTTTATAGGGACCTCGGATGGCTAAGTGTTGCCTTAAGTTTAAATTTTGATCCTCAGGTGCTAATTGAGGCTTTGTCCTTTTCAATGTCGATTATTTTCAGTgattcaggagcacaattaaaatTGTGATAAGGAATGAATTCTCATAGGGTACTTTGGGCCAAATATTTACCATTTTCTTGCGTTTTGGGTGTTTGCACACAATAGTAGGATAGCTTAGTTGGTTCTGTTTACACATAAGAACATGATAAACACCAAccgttgttagctgttgttaatGACTATTGTAGAAGTTAAAAAGGTGGAATTAATAACAAAGAGCCCCTGTCTTTGAGGCTGCACTTCCTGACATTTACTTCCCTAGCCCGCCTCAGACTACAAGTATGTTTGCATTAATGCGCTATGTAGGCGACTTGGAGGTGGGGAGCATTCTTTCACTCCAAGAATCTGCAGATGCTAACCTTCCTCCTTTCTGCCCCTACAGGCTCTGATTTATCCAAGAGGGAAGCTCTGACCTCCAGTtcgttctgatttttttttttttttctatttcaggaGTTTGACAAGAAGTACAACCCCACTTGGCACTGCATCGTGGGGAGAAACTTCGGTAGTTACGTGACACATGAAACTAAGCACTTCATCTACTTCTACCTGGGCCAAGTGGCCATTCTTCTGTTCAAATCTGGTTAAAGCATGGACTAGCCCACACACCCAGTGATCCATCCAAAAACAAGGACTGCAGCCTAAATTCCAAATACCAGAGACTGAGATCTTCAGCCTTGCGAAGGGAACGCCTCCATCTTTGTACCTTTGTTGTGTAGTTTTGTACAGGGCCTTCTCTGTACTAGTTTGTTGTGGTTATAAAACAATTAGCAAACCGGCttacatttgtatttattttctattccttATTTTCCCTGCCTTATGTTTTTTCTTTCCTCACAATCCATTCctttcagaaaaacaataaatttgtTGGAGATGTGTGTGTTAGCTACAATTTGTTCAAATAATCTAGGGTTGAAGGTGGTCTATCATTTAATCAGGGGTGAGTCCTTAAGGTGAGTTTCTGTGAGATAGTTAATTCAGTACTTACCTCTCACCCATCTGCAACATAGAAATACAGGTTGAGAAACACAGCAGAGAAATTTGTATTAAATTTTACTCCTAACCTGGTAAACACTATCCTTAAGTGCTGATTTTGTTAAAAGGTGTTGGTGTAGAATGTTCTGGGTCTTAATTccgaggtggtggtggaggatgTGTAGTGGTAGTACTTTAGCTGAGCTTTTTACATGTGTAAAGTGGAAGTAAGTTCAGAATTGAAATAGGGATGCTTTGTTGGGCTGTGTGCTGTTCAACTCACCCTCCCCGCAAAGGATGCTCTAAAGATTGAAGGTGGTATTAAAGGGCCTTGAACCACTTTGAATGCCtggtgagaatttgcatttctaacaggtacCTGCGCAGTGCTAATGCtgttggttagggaccaattctgagaactagtagagcagtggctctcaatttattatacataagaatcacctggagagcttggtaaatgtaggttctgattcagtgaattgggtggaaatgcaaattcaacgGGTTACAACCAATTTGAATCCTTGGTATTGAAAATGAAAGCATTTTTGAGTAGTAGCCTTCCATATGCTTCTAATAAAGTCTTTACAGGAATTAAATGTTAACCTGCTGTGCTGTGTTTTAACTAGCTGTGGTTAGAAACCATTTCACAGATGTGAACTGAAGCTTtcttattaaaaaaccaaacccaacccagccCATTTATGtcgttgattccgattcatagtgaccctataggacagtagaactgccccacagggtttccagggctgtaaatcttaatggaagtggactgccacatctttctcctgcttttATTAAAAGACGTAAAGTTGTGGGTAAATAACCATTAACAGTTCCCTGCTGTCAATTTTAGGATGTCTAGTCTTCctgtgaagaaaaccaaatatgGCAGAGTTGGCTTATAGAGGAAATAGCCAGAGGCTTAAGCAACTCACACCTGTGTTGGGGAATGGCAAGGACCATCCTGGATTTCTAGGTGCCGCTGGTCTCAGTGTTCAGGTGAGCTTTTTAAGATCTTCTGTTGAGACCTGTAAGGTGCAGTTGAGATTTATGAGCAGTCAGGCTACCTCTGCACGGAAGAGAGTTACAGATTTGAAGTGATAGGTGATGACTCCCTCGTACGAGCTCCACCTTAACAGCATTAGGTCAGTACCATCTTTTGAAGTTTATTAAAACTTAGGGTTTTACAAGTCCTAGTGAAGTTGTGCCACATTAGGACTGACTTGGGAAGTATCAGGGTAGAGGAGCAATACCTGTTCTATTGTTTACTGTGGCAGTTAAAATGGGCGGTGAGTTTCTTTGCTGCCTTGGCAGGAAAAGGTGACATACTGTGGGACCTCGCTGGATTGGGGTGATTCAGGTTACCTATGGTAACTGTGTTATCATAGTTCATCTTTTTCTATCACCTTTTTCTTTTCTAGTAATGTGGCCATATTTCTATTTGAAGCCCAACAGAAACTTATTTGCATTCCTAAGCTGTATCAGCCTTATCCACAGTTAGCCCTATTCCAAATTGATCTGTCCCCAGCACAGACCTAGAGGTGATCAAGTTCAGACAGCTCGACATTAGGGGTTCTAATTTAATCCGGCCCATGTCTACTGTCAGAAGAGGCAGCCtttaactattttattttttgattcagATGTGAGAAGACCATGTTACCATGGAGATAGGACTGGGCTGATGGTTTACGAAGTTACTTTCAGTGCCTGCTCCTTCCTACTAATTATAAAGGCCAATAGGCTCCAGCTGGCTGAAGAAAAGATGTAAGCTAAAAGTTTTTCTAAGGTTTAGTATTTGGTCAAATGCACTTAGCTGCTGTTCTTCAAGGTAGGTTATATATAAATGACTGTGTATTGAAGCTTTTCAGTGACTGACAGTACATAAAAAACTACTGTGCTAGGCCAGGAAGCACCATATCAGAAGCTTTTTCAAGTAGCCCTGAACTAAGTTATCCACAAGTGACAAACTGCTAGACTTCTGCAATTTCTTAGCAAGACCTCCCCAAGACATTAGATTTTATCTGTTCTCCAAATATTTATGGCTTCATTTTAACATCAAAGAGTGGACTGTATTAAATAAGAAACGAGCTCTGCGCAAGTAACTGGAGGTGGTTAGGCCAGTTGCAAacttttttttggtatgaaaCCCTTCAAATATTTTCTGACTAAGAATTCCCTATAGAAGACAGGAAAGCAGGAGTTTGctggtccatttttttttttcaagtatttaGTGAGTTGTTTTCCTTATGATAGGCACTGAGGATACAAACGTCTTTTGGCTGAAGAGAACTGAGAGAATATTTCCCCCACTCCCTTCCCAAGGAAAAAGGATAAATACCGCACAAACTGTAAACTCATTTACTGGTTCAGCACAGTTTTAGTAGTTATTGCTAGCCCTCTGATTTGGGCCTTCACTTTTGGCCCCAGATTCAGTCCTAGGATGAAAGGTTAACTCAGGTACAGTTAGGAAGTTTTCTCGTTCAAATCATCATCGATTTCAAATGATCTTTTATCTCCCTGGAAGGCAGCACTGACAAGCTACAAATACACCTCAAGCCTGAGCTTCAGTGCTGGTTTTGCCTCAACCACACACTGCACAGCCAAGAAAAGTTAGCAGGAGTTGAGCAAAAAAACAGACCAAATATCCCGGGGAGAAGGTCTGAAACAGTTCCTGATGAAAGCTATGATAAAGTGACAGAAATTGATTTCTTTCACTTTGAGACTGGTCACTCAGAACACGAGTTCAAGGCACACATCCTTAAGAGGGGATGTGTTGCTGCTGGCCGCCTCAGCCAGATT
Proteins encoded in this window:
- the DYNLL1 gene encoding dynein light chain 1, cytoplasmic — translated: MCDRKAVIKNADMSEEMQQDSVECATQALEKYNIEKDIAAHIKKEFDKKYNPTWHCIVGRNFGSYVTHETKHFIYFYLGQVAILLFKSG